In the genome of Sardina pilchardus chromosome 14, fSarPil1.1, whole genome shotgun sequence, one region contains:
- the ccdc80l2 gene encoding coiled-coil domain-containing protein 80 yields the protein MPGVYLLALLALWIHSAVLADSQAPKGRRSNSRDGSSGSSRSSGSFHPGNPRLDRSGERNSGLAPELDFMAEFAGKHRLWVITAPSYTDNYLLMMEKQIQDMEPEGLNCRLAERDTLIVTIIQNAMMEGKLRRSSTQGDVTEESLDSDMVTKLLHYLQIEDQTFSMLILKKNLKVGERFPYPVRVAAILEVIDQLPVRKLEKVARKASTEKCKIIKKRLVTKKPTAVRRRVFSPQRQGHVTTANANQRKPVDKKVVLRSKVQDILNGHSRYVIRKAPAVPKGANSPLPFTSDAKDNQRGTGNRNGNQKGSQREAATDVEEAKDVDKTSDQAREQKNEESKSKKKGKGKKDRKKKKGKRGGKTSEKDAHQTEGGVLKDFLQKFQGKRRLMIIAAPSNVEAHYEKQKELNEQHQCELALRKVSMLSILGNAILNLQHYQLDSETPLEAQPVADSDLIAQMLKEYGVTTKEFSMVVTDYDLKAKRSFKKPAAAVELSQLIDVFPSRQPEKEQEKRAPSTCSGPSAAQDSLLRFMSKRRLLIISAPYEDDYSYQQQLQAMRGQQCPMGIRHFAMLKLIGSGQTASGTVELFPLNGKSQTEKEPLSQDVVNGLRDQLKINKDYFSMVVVGKDSDVKAWFPSPMWSLANIYDLVDSMELRQQEEKLQRTLGIHCPESGGAADHGYDMGGADSYLYHRPEE from the exons ATGCCTGGGGTGTATCTACTGGCTTTGCTTGCATTGTGGATACACAGCGCAGTGCTGGCTGACTCTCAAGCACCGAAGGGCAGGAGGTCCAACTCAAGAGATGGTTCTTCTGGATCTTCCAGATCTTCCGGATCTTTCCACCCGGGGAACCCCAGGCTGGACCGATCTGGAGAAAGGAACAGCGGATTGGCCCCGGAGCTGGACTTCATGGCCGAGTTCGCCGGAAAGCACCGCCTGTGGGTGATCACGGCCCCCTCCTACACGGACAACTACCTTCTCATGATGGAGAAGCAGATCCAGGACATGGAGCCGGAGGGTCTCAACTGCCGCCTGGCCGAGAGGGACACCCTCATCGTCACCATCATCCAGAACGCCATGATGGAGGGCAAACTACGGCGGAGCAGCACGCAGGGGGACGTCACGGAGGAGAGCTTGGACTCGGACATGGTGACCAAACTGCTCCACTACCTGCAGATAGAGGACCAGACCTTCTCCATGCTCATCCTCAAGAAGAACCTCAAGGTGGGCGAGCGCTTCCCCTATCCCGTCCGAGTGGCGGCCATCCTAGAGGTGATCGACCAGCTGCCGGTGCGGAAGCTGGAGAAGGTGGCCCGCAAGGCCTCCACTGAGAAATGCAAGATCATCAAGAAGAGGCTGGTCACGAAGAAGCCGACCGCCGTCAGAAGGAGAGTCTTCAGTCCCCAGAGGCAAGGTCACGTCACGACGGCCAACGCCAACCAACGCAAGCCCGTCGACAAGAAGGTGGTCCTGCGGAGTAAAGTCCAGGACATACTCAACGGGCACTCCAGGTACGTCATCCGCAAAGCACCAGCCGTGCCAAAAGGAGCCAATTCCCCACTGCCCTTCACCAGTGATGCCAAAGACAACCAGAGAGGAACTGGGAATAGGAACGGAAACCAAAAAGGGAGCCAGCGTGAAGCTGCCACAGATGTGGAGGAAGCGAAAGATGTGGATAAAACTAGTGACCAAGCACGGGAGCAAAAGAACGAGGAGTCCAAGTccaaaaagaaagggaaaggaaagaaggacaggaaaaagaagaaggggaagagagggggaaagacatCAGAAAAAGATGCACatcagacagagggaggagtcCTCAAAGATTTCCTACAGAAATTCCAGGGGAAAAGGAGGTTAATG ATCATTGCAGCCCCCAGTAATGTGGAGGCCCATTATGAAAAACAGAAGGAGCTAAATGAGCAGCATCAGTGTGAGCTAGCCCTGAGGAAGGTCTCCATGCTCTCCATACTGGGAAACGCCATACTGAACCTCCAACACTATCAGTTGG ATTCTGAAACCCCTTTAGAGGCCCAGCCTGTTGCAGATTCTGATTTGATTGCTCAGATGCTGAAAGAGTATGGAGTAACTACAAAAGAATTCTCGATGGTGGTCACAGACTATGATTTAAAAGCTAAG AGGTCTTTTAAGAAACCAGCAGCTGCAGTGGAGCTCAGCCAGCTCATCGACGTCTTCCCCTCCAGACAGCCTGAGAAGGAGCAAGAGAAGAGGGCCCCATCCACCTGCTCTGGCCCCAGCGCAGCCCAGGACTCCCTGCTCAG GTTCATGTCTAAGCGAAGGCTCCTGATCATCTCTGCTCCATATGAGGATGACTACTCAtatcagcagcagctgcaggccATGAGGGGACAGCAGTGTCCAATGG GTATCCGCCATTTTGCCATGCTGAAATTAATTGGGTCAGGACAAACAGCTTCTGGAACTGTGGAGTTGTTTCCACTGAATG GCAAAAGCCAGACTGAGAAAGAGCCGCTGTCTCAAGACGTGGTGAACGGCCTGCGGGACCAGCTGAAGATCAACAAGGACTACTTcagcatggtggtggtgggcaagGACAGCGACGTGAAGGCCTGGTTCCCCTCTCCCATGTGGTCGCTGGCCAACATCTACGACCTGGTGGACTCCATGGAGCTCcggcagcaggaggagaagcTCCAGAGGACCCTGGGCATCCACTGTCCGGAGAGCGGCGGGGCCGCGGACCACGGCTACGACATGGGGGGCGCCGACAGCTACCTCTACCACCGGCCGGAGGAGTAG